A section of the Pimelobacter simplex genome encodes:
- a CDS encoding MFS transporter → MSSTSLTPPASAGAINWSRRTWGLLITLCVVLFLDGLDVSMVGVALPSIGAELDLSTSSLQWLISGYVLGYGGLLLVGGRTADLLGRRRVFLIALAVFAVASLLGGLVSSGPLLIATRFIKGLAAAFTAPTGLSIITTNFAEGPARNKALSIYTVFGAGGYSSGLLFGGLMTGIGWRWTFLLPVPIALLALVAAYFLVPRDEAAEEGGHDLLGALTSGAGMLLLVYTVVSAPEVGWASARTISSFVGVAALFAAFVTIERRIAHPLIRLGILRKSTLVRASIAIVAVGGSYFSWQFIVTLFLQDGLRWSPLELALALLPIGLMVTASAIFSDKLVDRFGTGPIIAVTMSIMAVGYLLFVLRLDTAPSYVGMLLPALLLIGIGWVGFPAINIQATSGIDDDEQGLAAGVLQTSMQVGAAIVLAVTTAIIASGAGEATTPTALLDGYRPGLAFAAAVSAVGALVAIAGLALERRSRRQEGPAPVVATEPALVDAA, encoded by the coding sequence ATGTCCTCGACATCCCTCACTCCCCCCGCCTCCGCCGGCGCGATCAACTGGTCCCGGCGCACCTGGGGTCTGCTGATCACGCTCTGCGTGGTCCTCTTCCTCGACGGGCTCGACGTCTCCATGGTCGGCGTCGCCCTGCCCTCGATCGGCGCCGAGCTCGACCTGTCGACGTCCTCGCTCCAGTGGCTGATCAGCGGCTACGTCCTCGGGTACGGCGGCCTGCTCCTCGTCGGCGGACGCACGGCCGACCTCCTCGGCCGGCGGCGCGTCTTCCTCATCGCGCTGGCCGTCTTCGCCGTCGCCTCGCTGCTCGGCGGCCTGGTCAGCTCGGGCCCGCTGCTCATCGCGACCCGCTTCATTAAGGGCCTGGCCGCGGCGTTCACCGCCCCGACCGGCCTGTCGATCATCACGACCAACTTCGCCGAGGGCCCGGCCCGCAACAAGGCGCTGTCGATCTACACCGTCTTCGGCGCGGGCGGCTACTCCTCCGGCCTGCTCTTCGGCGGCCTGATGACCGGCATCGGCTGGCGCTGGACCTTCCTCCTGCCGGTGCCGATCGCGCTGCTCGCGCTCGTCGCGGCGTACTTCCTGGTGCCGCGCGACGAGGCGGCCGAGGAGGGCGGCCACGACCTGCTGGGCGCGCTCACCTCGGGCGCCGGCATGCTGCTGCTCGTCTACACCGTCGTCTCGGCGCCCGAGGTCGGCTGGGCCTCAGCCCGCACGATCAGCTCGTTCGTCGGCGTCGCCGCCCTGTTCGCGGCGTTCGTGACGATCGAGCGCCGGATCGCGCACCCGCTGATCCGGCTCGGCATCCTGCGCAAGTCCACCCTGGTCCGGGCGAGCATCGCGATCGTCGCGGTCGGCGGCTCCTACTTCAGCTGGCAGTTCATCGTGACCCTGTTCCTCCAGGACGGCCTGCGCTGGAGCCCGCTCGAGCTCGCCCTCGCCCTGCTGCCGATCGGCCTGATGGTGACCGCGTCCGCGATCTTCTCCGACAAGCTCGTCGACCGCTTCGGCACCGGCCCGATCATCGCGGTGACGATGTCGATCATGGCCGTGGGCTACCTGCTGTTCGTGCTGCGCCTCGACACCGCTCCGTCGTACGTCGGGATGCTGCTGCCCGCACTGCTCCTCATCGGCATCGGCTGGGTCGGGTTCCCGGCGATCAACATCCAGGCGACCAGCGGCATCGACGACGACGAGCAGGGTCTGGCCGCCGGCGTGCTGCAGACCTCGATGCAGGTCGGCGCCGCGATCGTCCTGGCCGTCACCACCGCGATCATCGCCTCCGGCGCGGGCGAGGCGACCACGCCCACGGCCCTGCTCGACGGCTACCG
- a CDS encoding MarR family winged helix-turn-helix transcriptional regulator: MPKAAVPSPLVAEWRLLLDRHAAVSCALEKALQDRHGIGLSEFETLDRVVDANCGKYRMAELAGDIHLSQSALSRAITRLEKDGLVSRSACENDRRSVFVCLTDKGRAVYDAALPTHREVLESSWA; this comes from the coding sequence ATGCCGAAGGCAGCCGTCCCGAGCCCCCTGGTCGCCGAGTGGCGCCTGCTGCTCGACCGGCACGCCGCGGTCAGCTGTGCGCTCGAGAAGGCCCTCCAGGACCGGCACGGCATCGGGCTCAGCGAGTTCGAGACCCTCGACCGGGTGGTCGACGCCAACTGCGGCAAGTACCGCATGGCCGAGCTCGCCGGCGACATCCACCTCAGCCAGAGCGCGCTCTCGCGCGCCATCACCCGCCTCGAGAAGGACGGCCTGGTCTCCCGCTCGGCCTGCGAGAACGACCGGCGCAGCGTCTTCGTCTGCCTGACCGACAAGGGCCGCGCGGTCTATGACGCCGCGCTGCCCACGCACCGCGAGGTGCTCGAGAGCTCCTGGGCCTAG
- a CDS encoding (deoxy)nucleoside triphosphate pyrophosphohydrolase encodes MADRQRRLVVGAIIVDDLAAPARVLACRRTRPEAIAGQWEFPGGKVEPGETPAAALVREIAEELSVAIEVGAELLDAAGGRWPIDERYELALLLAALAPGEAAVAGSDHDELRWLTGATLDTVDWLPADLRALPRLRALLAEDRP; translated from the coding sequence GTGGCTGACCGGCAGCGACGTCTCGTCGTCGGCGCGATCATCGTCGACGACCTGGCCGCGCCGGCCCGGGTGCTCGCGTGCCGGCGTACCCGGCCGGAGGCGATCGCCGGGCAGTGGGAGTTCCCCGGCGGCAAGGTCGAGCCGGGCGAGACGCCGGCCGCGGCCCTGGTCCGCGAGATCGCCGAGGAGCTGTCGGTCGCGATCGAGGTCGGCGCCGAGCTGCTCGACGCGGCGGGCGGACGCTGGCCGATCGACGAGCGCTACGAGCTGGCGCTGCTGCTCGCGGCGCTGGCTCCGGGCGAGGCCGCCGTCGCGGGGAGCGACCACGACGAGCTGCGCTGGCTCACCGGCGCCACGCTCGACACGGTCGACTGGCTGCCCGCGGACCTGCGGGCGCTCCCCCGGCTCCGGGCGCTGCTGGCCGAGGACAGGCCCTAG